From Candidatus Poribacteria bacterium, the proteins below share one genomic window:
- a CDS encoding pyridoxal phosphate-dependent aminotransferase, with protein sequence MSRLGTESAFEVLAKAKQLEAQGKDIIHLEIGQPDFPTPINIIEAAYKAMKDGHTGYCPSAGVPEFREIVAQHITETRGVTIHPDEVTVTPGAKPIIFFTILALIDDGDEVIYPEPGFPVYESVIDFIGGKPVPLSLREEVNFRFRLEDLEGAITDRTKLLILNSPQNPTGGTLTIEDLEAIAELAQKHNFYVLTDEVYSRILYEGQHHSVLSLPGMKERTILIEGHSKTYAMTGWRLGYGIAPQAIADKITQLTINSNSCTATFTQLAGMEALTGQQDSVTEMVLEFQKRRDAIVDGLNAIEGISCIKPLGAFYVFPNVTQLPLSCEALADYLMEEADVALLPGTSFGKYGDGYLRLSYANSLENIQEALGRMETAISKL encoded by the coding sequence GTTGGAAGCACAAGGCAAAGACATCATCCATCTGGAGATAGGTCAGCCGGATTTCCCAACACCGATTAACATCATTGAAGCAGCATATAAAGCAATGAAGGACGGACACACCGGTTACTGTCCATCCGCTGGCGTGCCGGAATTCCGCGAGATTGTCGCGCAACACATAACAGAAACACGAGGTGTTACTATCCATCCAGATGAAGTCACGGTGACCCCCGGAGCGAAACCGATTATCTTTTTTACGATCTTGGCACTTATTGATGATGGCGACGAAGTCATCTATCCTGAACCCGGTTTCCCTGTCTATGAATCCGTTATCGACTTCATCGGTGGAAAACCGGTGCCACTGTCCCTTCGCGAGGAAGTGAATTTCCGGTTCCGTCTTGAGGATCTTGAGGGAGCAATCACTGACCGAACGAAACTGCTAATTCTCAATTCACCGCAGAATCCCACAGGCGGTACGCTCACCATCGAAGATCTTGAAGCAATAGCAGAACTCGCACAGAAACACAATTTTTATGTGTTGACAGACGAAGTTTATTCACGTATTCTCTATGAAGGTCAACACCACAGCGTCCTCAGTCTACCCGGTATGAAGGAAAGAACAATTCTGATTGAAGGGCATTCCAAAACATACGCCATGACCGGCTGGCGTTTGGGCTACGGTATCGCTCCCCAAGCAATCGCGGACAAGATCACGCAGTTAACTATTAACTCCAATTCCTGCACTGCCACCTTTACACAACTCGCCGGAATGGAGGCGTTGACAGGACAACAGGACTCTGTCACAGAAATGGTTTTGGAATTCCAGAAACGACGTGATGCAATTGTAGATGGATTGAACGCGATTGAGGGCATCAGTTGTATCAAACCGCTTGGTGCTTTCTATGTATTTCCGAATGTTACGCAATTGCCACTTTCGTGTGAAGCCCTTGCCGATTATTTGATGGAGGAGGCAGATGTCGCTCTACTGCCCGGTACTTCCTTCGGCAAATACGGCGATGGTTATCTCCGTCTCTCATACGCCAATTCGTTAGAAAACATCCAAGAGGCATTAGGCAGAATGGAAACTGCGATCTCGAAATTGTAG
- the thrB gene encoding homoserine kinase, translating to MPPTFNQKVTARIPASTTNLGPGFDVLGLALQLYSMVTLEPIETDTEVVVSGVDADKIPSTPEHVAFQAVELVFNRSGTKRPKGFKLQIENGIPAIRGLGGSGTAILGGLLTANALCDTPFSDPELLNFATELEGHPDNVAASLYGGLVVSAQENAQVHTVRLECPPVLSIVLAIPDFPLSTEQARGVLPTSVGFSDAIYNTSRSTLLIASIATKQFEMLRIAMKDRLHQPYRTSLIPGFDEVAEAATAAGALSVALSGAGPTVAAYCLEHTEQVAEKMKAAFKKHQIVSDIKILKPDACGASVRIEGN from the coding sequence ATGCCTCCTACTTTTAACCAAAAAGTTACTGCACGAATTCCTGCCAGCACAACGAATCTGGGACCTGGGTTCGACGTGTTAGGGCTTGCCCTCCAACTTTATAGTATGGTTACATTGGAACCCATTGAAACTGACACTGAAGTTGTTGTGAGCGGCGTAGACGCGGATAAAATACCGAGCACGCCAGAGCATGTTGCTTTTCAAGCGGTAGAACTTGTTTTCAACCGAAGTGGAACGAAACGTCCAAAAGGCTTCAAATTGCAAATAGAAAATGGAATCCCTGCGATCCGTGGACTTGGCGGTAGTGGCACAGCGATTCTTGGTGGGTTGCTAACTGCAAACGCGCTCTGTGATACTCCATTCTCTGACCCAGAACTCCTCAACTTTGCGACAGAGCTGGAAGGGCATCCAGACAATGTTGCCGCCTCATTATACGGTGGACTCGTCGTTTCAGCGCAAGAGAACGCTCAGGTGCACACTGTTCGGTTAGAATGTCCGCCTGTTCTTTCGATTGTGCTTGCAATTCCGGACTTCCCACTGTCAACAGAACAAGCACGCGGTGTACTACCCACGTCAGTAGGTTTCTCCGATGCCATCTATAACACAAGCCGAAGTACGCTGCTAATCGCCAGCATCGCCACGAAGCAATTTGAGATGTTACGCATTGCGATGAAAGACAGGCTGCATCAACCTTACCGGACATCGCTGATTCCAGGGTTTGATGAGGTCGCAGAAGCCGCGACCGCCGCTGGTGCGCTTAGTGTCGCATTGAGCGGCGCGGGACCCACTGTTGCAGCCTACTGTCTGGAACACACAGAACAGGTTGCTGAAAAGATGAAGGCTGCTTTCAAAAAGCACCAGATCGTATCTGATATTAAAATCTTAAAGCCGGATGCTTGCGGCGCGAGTGTACGCATTGAGGGCAATTGA